A region of Polyodon spathula isolate WHYD16114869_AA chromosome 4, ASM1765450v1, whole genome shotgun sequence DNA encodes the following proteins:
- the LOC121314992 gene encoding transmembrane protein 64-like, whose product MMWIRAGGATLQVCVKALKHTASKSHLQLNRWLQRAATDSTDSGKIDIVICNTYEERNTANSAGSSIESAMQNEANEAGVSLIGENRYPRYVPTCCCKSALLGCIVAAVCFSSVALVRQYLKDLLVWVESLDSLVGALLCIVGLIIVSFPCGWGYILLNVAAGYLYGFVLGLGLVMVGVLIGTFIAHVVCKRLLTEWVLIKIESSEQLSAVIRVVEGGSGLKVVALARLTPIPFGLQNAVFSITDVPLPNYLVASSVGLLPTQLLNSYLGTTLRTMEDVIAEQTVSGYLIFSFQIILSIGLMFYVVHRAQVELNAAIVACQMELKTSYINGNTPNLSGSSYCSKRTSALGGINVV is encoded by the exons ATGATGTGGATCAGGGCGGGAGGAGCAACATTGCAGGTTTGTGTTAAAGCCCTGAAACATACAGCATCGAAAAGTCACCTACAGCTAAACCGATGGCTACAACGAGCAGCCACGGATTCGACGGACAGCGGTAAAATTGACATTGTGATCTGCAACACGTATGAGGAAAGGAACACGGCCAATAGCGCTGGTAGTTCTATAGAATCAGCAATGCAAAACGAAGCTAACGAAGCCGGGGTTTCCCTTATAGGAGAAAACAGGTATCCTCGTTATGTTCCCACCTGTTGCTGCAAAAGCGCCCTACTGGGCTGCATTGTCGCAGCTGTTTGTTTCTCATCTGTAGCACTGGTGCGCCAGTATCTCAAAGACTTGCTTGTTTGGGTGGAGAGTTTAGACAGCCTTGTCGGAGCTTTGCTTTGCATCGTGGGATTGATCATTGTGTCCTTTCCCTGCGGATGGGGGTACATATTACTAAATGTGGCTGCTGGCTATTTGTACGGTTTTGTGTTGGGCCTGGGGCTGGTGATGGTTGGGGTTTTGATTGGGACTTTCATTGCCCACGTTGTTTGCAAGAGACTACTGACAGAGTGGGTTTTAATCAAGATTGAGAGCAGCGAGCAGCTGAGTGCTGTTATCAGAGTGGTAGAAGGAGGGAGTGGACTTAAAGTTGTTGCCTTAGCAAGACTCACGCCAATACCTTTTGGACTACAAAATGCAGTCTTTTCA aTCACAGATGTGCCCTTGCCAAACTATCTTGTGGCTTCTTCAGTTGGACTTCTCCCAACCCAGCTGTTAAACTCTTATCTGGGGACGACATTGCGAACCATGGAGGATGTCATTGCAGAACAAACTGTCAGTGGATATTTAATTTTCAGTTTCCAG ATAATTTTAAGCATAGGTCTGATGTTTTATGTTGTACACCGGGCGCAAGTTGAACTGAATGCTGCTATTGTAGCCTGCCAAATGGAATTGAAGACTTCATATATCAATGGCAATACACCAAATCTAAGTGGTTCTTCTTACTGCAGTAAAAGGACGTCAGCATTGGGAGGAATTAATGtggtttaa